TGGGCGCGGGCGGACTGACCATCGGCAGGCTCGACGCGGGTAACAACTACCTCGGCATCGGCGACATCACTGTGACCAGCGGCCAGCTCTACGTGGATACGCAGGGCAACGACACGCGCATCGGCGGCGCCGCTCCCGCCGCGCCGGTCAATCTCAACCTCGGCAACAACCAAACCCTGTTCTTTGCCGGCGGCGGCACCGTGTTTTTCGGCGCGGACAGTTTCGCCAAAAGCATCGCCTCCGGCGGCGGTATTTTCAAGGTTTCCGGCGACCTCGTGCTTGACGGCGGCGTCTTTGGCGACGGCGGCGTGACCGCCGCCCAGAACATCAACCTGTATTTTGACACCACCACCAATCCCGCCGGCCAGTCTTTCATCACCAAGGGGGCCGGTGGCGGCGGCATTGTAAGCGGCATCAACACCATCCACAAACAAGGTCCCGGCCAGACCACGCTTGACAGTGCGCTCACCTTCAAACCCGCGGGTTCGATACACCTTGACGGCGGCGTGCTCCAGCTCACGGCCGATAATCAGGTTGTTCAATATTCCGGAGCGACCGCGCCCGGCGTCGTCTTGAACGGCGGCGCGCTGGCGGTGGAACACACCAGTCAGGATCTCGGTTTGCTGTATCTTCGTGCCGGCGGCGGTTCGCTGTTGCTGGGCGCGGACGGACGGTTGACCTTTGCGGGCGCGGCCTCGGGCACGGCGAATTGGAGCACCGCCGATATTCTTTCCATCCAGAACACCAGCGGCGTCTGGAACACCGACGGCACCGGTGCCTATGTCCGCTTTGCCGCCGACCCCAATCTGCCCGCCCTCGACAACATCGCGCTCACCGGCTACGAGGCCGGTGTGCAGGTCGTCACCGACGGCGGCTATTGGTATCTGAAAAACGCCGCCACCGCCGTCGCCACCATCGAGTGGACGGGCGGCCCCGGCGCGACCGGCACCCTCTGGAGCGCCGGCGCCGGCTGGCTCAACACCGCCGCCCCCGGCCAGGCCCCCAACGGCATCGACGTGAGCGTCTCCATCAAGGACATCGACAGCAGTCTCGCCACCAAGACCATCGACGTGGACGGCAACTTTACCCTCTCGCGCCTGAACGTCCTCTCCGCCCAGCCCTCCGTGAAACTCGGCGGCAGCGGCACCCTGATCTTTGACAAAAACACCTACGACGCCCGCCTCCTCCACGCCGGCGGCTCCGTCCTCGCCATCAACAACGCCGTCAAGCTCGACACGGACATCGAGCTGGCCGCCACCGTGCCCGTGGCCACCGGCTATCTGGACTGGCGCGGCGCGGTCGGCGGCGACGGCGGCATCACCAAAACCGGCGCGGGCACCCTCCTCCTCTCCTCCGGCAACACCTACTCCGGCGGCTTCACCTGGCGGGACTCCTCCGTCATCCAGCTCTACGGTGCGAACGCCGCCGTCTCCGGCAGCGGCTACTTCGGCACCGGCACCCTCGTCATCGGCGACGGCGCCGACAAGAGATTCTACCTCGAAACCTATAACGAGCAACTCGCCTCCGGCGCGGTGGACTCCGCCGCGACCTCGCGCACCATCGCCTCCGACGTCATCCTGCGCGGCCACCTCTATCACCAGCGGCAGACGGCTCTCGGCGCGGTGGTGGCAAACACGGCCGGCGCGGTCTCCACGCTGACTTTCGCCGGCAACGTGTTCGTGGACGACCTCGGCACCGGCGCCACCTGGATCATCGACAACTACGGCAACAACAACAGCAGCCCCTATGTCACCACCGTCTTCAACGGCAACCTCTCGGGTGCGGGCAATATCAACCAGACCGGCTACGGCCGGGTTTATTACAACGGCGACAACAGCGCCTTCACCGGCAACTACCGACTGGCAAGCAAGGTGTATGTGAAATACGACAACCCCTTCGGCACGACCGGCACGCTCACCATCGCCGGCGCGATCAACAGCAGCTTCATCCAGGCCAACAACGGCAGCGCCACGATCTCCATCCCCAACGTGCTGAACATCACCAGCGGCAATAATTACAACGGCAACCTGCTCTTCAACCTCGACAGCGGCTCGACCGGCCGGAAGAGCACTGTCTCCGCCGGGCAGCAGGGACTCGGCGGCAGCGGCGGCACCCTCACCTTTGGCAAGGACCATGTCATCGCGGGCGCCGGCGGCTTTTTCACCGGCGCGGAGAGCAGTTGGAGCAGAAGCGGCGCCATCCGCTTCCTCGGTGCCAACGAGTTCGCCGGCGGCATCACGCACCATTCCTCGATCGTCCAGGTCGGGCACGACTCCGTATGGGCCGGCGGCACCCTCGCCGGCGGCGCGCTCGGCACCGGCACTCTCAGATTTCTGAAAAACAGCGCCGTCTTCGGCGCCTACGTCGGGGCCGACAGCGTTGACCCCTCCGCCACCTCCATCCGCGTCTCCAACCCCGTGCTCTTTGACGCCAACGGCATCACCATCACCAACGCCGGCTCCGCCACCACGCTCATCCTCGACACCGGCAGCATCGCCCTCCGCAACGGCAAGGCCGACATGACCTTCAACATCACCAACGCCGGCCAGACCCTCCGCGTCGATTCCCTCCTCCACGACAAAAACGCCTCCACCGCCGGCGGCATCACCAAGACCGGCGCCGGCGTCCTCGAACTCACCAACGTCGACAACCAGATCACCGACGGCATCGAGGTGCAGACCGGCACCGTCCGCTACACCGCCGCCGCCACCGCCGACGACATCCAGGTCGGCTCCGGCGTGGCCGGCGACACCGCCTTCGGCACCGGCACGCTCACGACCAACGGCGCCTCCAGCGCCTTCCAGGTCGTCGCCGCCGACAGCGGCACCGTCACCATCGCCGGCGGCGACCGCCTCCTGCTCAACAACAACGGCCGCTTCATCGTGAGCGGCAGCGACGTGACCACCGTCCTCGCGCACAACGGCGCGCTCCTCAGCACGAGCGCGGCGGGCCAGCAGGGCGTGCTCGTCGCCGACCGCGTGAAAACCGCCGGCAACTACACCCTCGGCGTGAAGCTCGCCGCGCAAAATTGGGAGCTGGGCGCGGGCACCGTCAACCTCGCCGCCGCAAACCTCCTCGACGCCACCGGCACCATCACCCTCGGCGCCGGCGCGACGCTCGCCATCAACCAGAACACGCAGGCGCTCTCGAGCCTCCTCGTCACCGGCGACGCCTTCATCGACGTGGCCGGGGGCACGCCCTCGAACCCCGTCACCCTCCTCCTCGGCGACATCCGCGTCAACGCCGGCTCGCTGCTCGCCTTCACCGGCTGGAATGGCGACCAGCAGACCGGCCTCGGCTCGACCATCATCCAGAGCACCCTCGCGGTGGGCCGCGTGATCGACAACGTGACGCTCGACGGCCTCGTCAACTCAGTGCGCGTCTGGCGCAACAACAACGGCGACCGCGTCCTCCTCCCCTACGACGCCAACTACACCTGGAGCGGCTCGAACCACGACAGCGTCTGGGGCGTCAACAACTGGTTCACCAACGTCTCCCCCCTCACGCACAGCGCCATCAAGCAGCCCGGCATCGCCGGCGACTCCGCCATCTTCGACACCGCCTACGCCTCCCTCGCGGGCGCGGACACCACGATCACCGTCCTGGCCGACAAAACCCTCGGACGCTTCAAGTTCACCGGCGCGGGCAGCGGCACCCTCGCCTTCAACACCGGCGGCGGCAGCCTCAAGCTCCAGACGGTTGACAACATCACCCCGGGCAACACCTCCGAGATCTCCAACGAAAGCGGTCTGGACGTGGTCTTCAATCTTCCTGTCATGCTCGGCTTTGACGGGGTGAGCGTGGGCGAAAACCTCGACATCGTGCAGAACGGCCCCGGCCGCACCATCTTCAACAGCGCGATCAGCGGCCCCGCGTCGAGCGTGAGCGTGCAGGGTTCCGGCACGGGCGCGGTCGTCTTCAACGCGCGAAACACCTTTTCAGGCAGCTTCACCCTCGCCTCCGGCAACATCTGGCTGGGCGTCGACGGCGACGCCGCCGGCGGCCCGCTGGGCTACGGGCGGATCGCCTTCCAAAGCGGCACGGTGCGCGGCGTGCAGTCCTCCGGCGGCGGCTACACCGACAGCCAGCGCACGCTGGAGCGCGACTACATCCTCGACGGCGGCTTCGCGCTCACCGGCACGGGCGCGCTCGGACTGCACGGCAACGGCACGCTGCTGGCCGACTCCGCGCTCACCGTCGCCGACGCCGCGGGCCTGCTCACCCTCGGCACCTCGGCCCACGCGCTGGCCGTGGCCGGCGACCGCACCCTGACGACCGACGGCCCCGGCGCCGTCCGCATCGCCGGGGTGGCGCTCCCCGGCTCCCTCGCAATCTCCACCCTCGGCACCGGCACGACGACCATCGCCGGGCAGATCGCCGGCACCGGCACGCTCTCGAAAACCGGTTCCGGCGTGCTGGCCCTCGCCGGCGGCAACACGTTCAGCGGCGGCGCGACTCTCTCCGGCGGCGTGACCGCCATCGGCGACAACGCCGCGCTCGGCACCGGCACGGCGACGCTGGACAGCGGCACGCTGCGCCTCGACGCAAACGGCCTGGCCCTCGCGAACGCCCTCGCGCTCGCCGGCCAGGGCACGCTGGACACCCAGGCGAACAGCGGCACGCTCGCGGGCGCGATCAGCGGCGCCGGGCTGCTGGCGAAGGCCGGCTCCGGCACGCTGACGCTGACCGCAGGCAACAGCCACACCGGCACGACCGCCGTGAACGCCGGCGCGCTCGTGGCCCGCGACGCCGATGCCCTGGGCGCATCCGCCCTGCACGCCGCCTTGGGCGCATCCGCCGTGCTCGATTTCAGCGGCACCTTCGACAACGCCGTGGCCGGCGCCGGCCACGTGCTCGTGCACGGCGCGTCCGTCCGCATCGACAACGCCGACAACAGCGCCTTCACCGGCACATGGACCGTGGCCCAAGACGCCGGCGCGCTCATCAACGACGCCGCCGACCTCGGCGCAAACGCCAGGGTCGCCCTCGCCGCGGGCGGCACGCTCGCGACCGATGGCGCGGCGAACATGACCTTCAACAACGCGCTCACCGGCGACGGCGCGCTCAAGCTCGGCGGCAGCGGCACGCACGCCCTCGGCGCGGGCGTGGGCGCGGCCTTTGCCGGCACCGTGGAAGCGGCCTCCGGCCGCTTCATCTGGGACGCCAACGCCTCCGCCGCGCTCGCCAGCGCGACGCTCGCCGCGACCGGCGGCCTCACCGACATCGCCGCCGGCGCGCAAACCGCAAAAACCCTCGCGCTGGGCGGCGGCACGCTCGCCTTCACCGGCACCGCCACCGTGACCGGCCTCGCCATCGCCGCCGGCGGCAGCACCGCCGTGCTCCTCGACCAGGCGAAACTCAACGGCCGCCCGCTGCTCCAGCAAGACGAGGCGGTCAACGAAACCCTCGTCATCGCGTCCAACTGGACGGGCGCGCTCGCCGATCTGCGCCTCGTCGACGCCGCCGGCGCGACGCTCGGCACGACCTCCACCCTCGCCATCGGAAGCGGCACGGAGGCCCTCGGCCTCTACAGCAACACCCTTGCCCGCGCCGGCAACAACCTGACCCTCGGCCATGGCCTGCAAGAAATCCAGCTCCAGGCCGGCAAAACCCTCGTGCTTGACGGCGATGCGACCGCGCCCTCCGGCGGCGCCGAACTGCACGCGCTCATCAGCGGCTCCGGCAACCTGCAAATCAGCGCGACCGGCGCCGTCACGCTCAATACCGCGGAGACCTACACCGGCACGACCACGACGGCCACCGGCACGCTGCGCGCGGGCGTGGCCGACGTGATCGCGGCCAGCGCGGCCCTCGTGAACAACGCGGTGTTTGACACCGCCTCCCTCCACCAGACCCTCCAAAACCTCACCGGCAGCGGCACGGTGCTCTTCGGCGGCGGCACGCTCACCGTGCGAAGCGGCTCCTACGCCGGCGTGCTCTCCGGCGCCGCCACCGTGCTCGACAAAACCACTGAGGGCCTGCTGATCCTGAGTGCGAGCAATGCGTACAGTGGCACGACGGTGGTGGGCGCCGGGACGCTGCGTGCGACGCACCTCGGTGCGCTGGGCTCGTCCCTTGCGTCCGTTTCGTCCCTTGCGTCCTTGGAGCTGGCCGGCCTCAGCGGCACGCTCACGAACGCCCTGGCCGGCACCGGCACGCTGCGGGTGGCGGGCAGCGCCGACCTCGACTACCGGGGCGGGGCCTCCGGGTGGGCGGGCGTGACGCGGATCGACTCGGGCCGGCTCCGCGTGAACACCGTGCTGGGGACGGCGGCCTCGGCGCTGCAGGTTTACGCCGGCGGCACGCTCGGGGGCGGCGGCACGCTGGGGGGCAATGTTTACCTCAACGCCGGCGGGCACCTCGCGCCGGGCAACAGCCCGGGGGTGACCACGATCCTCGGCGACCTCGCGCTCGCCGACGGCGGGCACCTCGACTTCGAGCTGGGCGCGGTCACCAGCCCCGGGCACCTCGACCAGAGCGCGGCCGGCGTGAACGACCGCATCGACGTGCACGGCAGCGTCGTCATGGGCGGGACGACGACGGTGAACCTCACCGGGACGGGCGCGGCGCTGGCGAAGGGTGAATACGACCTCATCCGCTACGGCCTCACCGGCGGCGCGCTTTCCGGCAGCGCCGGCAACCTCGCGTTCGGCACGTTCAACGGCGCGGCGGTCAGCGGCCTGGCCGACGCGGACAAGTTCCTGTTCAGCACGGCCGAGACCGGCTGGGTCAAGCTGCTCTACGACTTTGGCTACTTCACCTACTGGGACGGGGGCGACAACAGCGCCGGGCAGTGGACCAACGCCAGCGTGGAAGGCGGCTCCGGCACGTGGCACGCGCCGGGGGCGGCCAGCGCCTACACCGCGTGGAGCGGCAGCAACGGCGCGCCCAACGGGGAATGGCTCGGCGCGCCCGCCGAGGCCGCGGGCTTCGCGATCTTCGGGGGGGCGAGCGGGACGGTCACGGTGGACAACACCGCCGCCGGCAGCTTCACCGGCGGCACGATCGCCCTCAGCGGGGCGCAGTTCAAAACCGAAGGCTACCTGCTCACCGGCGGCACGCTGGCGACCGGCGGCACCGGCGCGGTGGTCTTCAACATGACCGCGGGGGCGACCATCGCGACGAGCCTCACCGGCACGCACGCGATCGAGAAGGCCGGCGCGGGCACGCTCACCCTGGCCGGCGCGAACACCACCACCGGCACGATCGGCATCCTCGACGGCGCGCTGGTCATGACGCACACCGGCGCGCTGGGCTCCGGCGCGGTCGTCATCGGCGCGGGCTCCGGCGCGACGGAAAAAGTCCTGCGCGTGGCCACCGGGGACATCGTGTTTGCCAGCACCCT
This genomic stretch from Termitidicoccus mucosus harbors:
- a CDS encoding beta strand repeat-containing protein, with translation MNIALHALRLPVAALLASVLSAPALRAQVSGTFTGSGTNWADAANWSPAAVPDNSGDAATFNVTSNTSLANKTVTLGGAGQQRTLGALTIVGGPSVNASGTLTLGAAGQVLRFDNGPADALLSLSGGVSLRLLADVSAAGNLAIQNDSGMVGSITLAGDTAVTGTALFSNADPYAAITVSGPFSAAALSKDGAGRLVLNSAATIAGPVNFNNGTLVIGADNALGSGTLVLAGSGARRINLANATGRTLANAIDLSSIDLAVGREDQATATTTGTLTLNPAAAALSSIGAGQRAITVDALTSLVFGANQSFSGAGTLVKQGGGVLTLGGAQSTFAALDVRLGAVRGSLSGDMTLGSGPSIFGAGNITVDGGNTILEVTSSNPAATLTLGAGAAITLSNYATFRLTNATLALLDGAIDLGGTGILDYGSGSVILGSTQILNAPAAGFNFGANLVFTDATGIAANSAHRFNLTGAGAQTLSYDTRYGSALAGAITVNAAIVKTGSGVTSLDSSITTLSLANTLRLDAGVFDLGATSSLDAAGGVSIGAGSLSLGKTGQLAGALAFDGASTGYVRLNGYSQTLSGVAVGAGTLARIQLGGDIATATTLDLGALSFADTAGILGIYGYLPGASTDRVLLAASPTAGQLANQVWFHGYNPGATWASGELLIPMLPDGITPDFLQAEWTGGANTLDASDYRNWRVSGTDIVHPFALPNAPGAIAILGDAGGSLGGKTVAGAGFASVSGTWTLGKLAMNNNPGGSAYGVNVGTLLMDSGRAGVPAVIAINNYSWNTLSGNIRLASDLSIEGGANIYFNPAITGTHDIIINRNGGAPTSLVENRFGGVNTGWTGNLIVNGGRISRQNNNAWGDITSAALLSGSINTITFNGGGIRGMANNNKISVPNRIFIRNDFAANNTTFTWDGDILLDASAKTSGTYTINVDESTVSPVGVRASLTFSASTHLVGDAGLVFMGSHTKEILSGSNTFSGGLGVNGGTLYTTVGAGGLTIGRLDAGNNYLGIGDITVTSGQLYVDTQGNDTRIGGAAPAAPVNLNLGNNQTLFFAGGGTVFFGADSFAKSIASGGGIFKVSGDLVLDGGVFGDGGVTAAQNINLYFDTTTNPAGQSFITKGAGGGGIVSGINTIHKQGPGQTTLDSALTFKPAGSIHLDGGVLQLTADNQVVQYSGATAPGVVLNGGALAVEHTSQDLGLLYLRAGGGSLLLGADGRLTFAGAASGTANWSTADILSIQNTSGVWNTDGTGAYVRFAADPNLPALDNIALTGYEAGVQVVTDGGYWYLKNAATAVATIEWTGGPGATGTLWSAGAGWLNTAAPGQAPNGIDVSVSIKDIDSSLATKTIDVDGNFTLSRLNVLSAQPSVKLGGSGTLIFDKNTYDARLLHAGGSVLAINNAVKLDTDIELAATVPVATGYLDWRGAVGGDGGITKTGAGTLLLSSGNTYSGGFTWRDSSVIQLYGANAAVSGSGYFGTGTLVIGDGADKRFYLETYNEQLASGAVDSAATSRTIASDVILRGHLYHQRQTALGAVVANTAGAVSTLTFAGNVFVDDLGTGATWIIDNYGNNNSSPYVTTVFNGNLSGAGNINQTGYGRVYYNGDNSAFTGNYRLASKVYVKYDNPFGTTGTLTIAGAINSSFIQANNGSATISIPNVLNITSGNNYNGNLLFNLDSGSTGRKSTVSAGQQGLGGSGGTLTFGKDHVIAGAGGFFTGAESSWSRSGAIRFLGANEFAGGITHHSSIVQVGHDSVWAGGTLAGGALGTGTLRFLKNSAVFGAYVGADSVDPSATSIRVSNPVLFDANGITITNAGSATTLILDTGSIALRNGKADMTFNITNAGQTLRVDSLLHDKNASTAGGITKTGAGVLELTNVDNQITDGIEVQTGTVRYTAAATADDIQVGSGVAGDTAFGTGTLTTNGASSAFQVVAADSGTVTIAGGDRLLLNNNGRFIVSGSDVTTVLAHNGALLSTSAAGQQGVLVADRVKTAGNYTLGVKLAAQNWELGAGTVNLAAANLLDATGTITLGAGATLAINQNTQALSSLLVTGDAFIDVAGGTPSNPVTLLLGDIRVNAGSLLAFTGWNGDQQTGLGSTIIQSTLAVGRVIDNVTLDGLVNSVRVWRNNNGDRVLLPYDANYTWSGSNHDSVWGVNNWFTNVSPLTHSAIKQPGIAGDSAIFDTAYASLAGADTTITVLADKTLGRFKFTGAGSGTLAFNTGGGSLKLQTVDNITPGNTSEISNESGLDVVFNLPVMLGFDGVSVGENLDIVQNGPGRTIFNSAISGPASSVSVQGSGTGAVVFNARNTFSGSFTLASGNIWLGVDGDAAGGPLGYGRIAFQSGTVRGVQSSGGGYTDSQRTLERDYILDGGFALTGTGALGLHGNGTLLADSALTVADAAGLLTLGTSAHALAVAGDRTLTTDGPGAVRIAGVALPGSLAISTLGTGTTTIAGQIAGTGTLSKTGSGVLALAGGNTFSGGATLSGGVTAIGDNAALGTGTATLDSGTLRLDANGLALANALALAGQGTLDTQANSGTLAGAISGAGLLAKAGSGTLTLTAGNSHTGTTAVNAGALVARDADALGASALHAALGASAVLDFSGTFDNAVAGAGHVLVHGASVRIDNADNSAFTGTWTVAQDAGALINDAADLGANARVALAAGGTLATDGAANMTFNNALTGDGALKLGGSGTHALGAGVGAAFAGTVEAASGRFIWDANASAALASATLAATGGLTDIAAGAQTAKTLALGGGTLAFTGTATVTGLAIAAGGSTAVLLDQAKLNGRPLLQQDEAVNETLVIASNWTGALADLRLVDAAGATLGTTSTLAIGSGTEALGLYSNTLARAGNNLTLGHGLQEIQLQAGKTLVLDGDATAPSGGAELHALISGSGNLQISATGAVTLNTAETYTGTTTTATGTLRAGVADVIAASAALVNNAVFDTASLHQTLQNLTGSGTVLFGGGTLTVRSGSYAGVLSGAATVLDKTTEGLLILSASNAYSGTTVVGAGTLRATHLGALGSSLASVSSLASLELAGLSGTLTNALAGTGTLRVAGSADLDYRGGASGWAGVTRIDSGRLRVNTVLGTAASALQVYAGGTLGGGGTLGGNVYLNAGGHLAPGNSPGVTTILGDLALADGGHLDFELGAVTSPGHLDQSAAGVNDRIDVHGSVVMGGTTTVNLTGTGAALAKGEYDLIRYGLTGGALSGSAGNLAFGTFNGAAVSGLADADKFLFSTAETGWVKLLYDFGYFTYWDGGDNSAGQWTNASVEGGSGTWHAPGAASAYTAWSGSNGAPNGEWLGAPAEAAGFAIFGGASGTVTVDNTAAGSFTGGTIALSGAQFKTEGYLLTGGTLATGGTGAVVFNMTAGATIATSLTGTHAIEKAGAGTLTLAGANTTTGTIGILDGALVMTHTGALGSGAVVIGAGSGATEKVLRVATGDIVFASTLSGTGVLHVDLGSSTSTFNFNSSAAGAGFTGTALFETGAYALDNNALASAAVVLGTANTTTVATGTQRLGSGNPGGLKIDGADVVFAYTTGSRADGVILTDTLDGASGTITVANNHAATGTTGLLDQNLLRQDEATLVRLVNAYSTTGTNLALAGGGTTTAAVRDAGSTVTATATYTQALDYATGGPASP